The proteins below are encoded in one region of Thermothelomyces thermophilus ATCC 42464 chromosome 1, complete sequence:
- a CDS encoding glycoside hydrolase family 17 protein (CAZy_ID 268008), with amino-acid sequence MAQPRYYSDDEMAASQPLGGPGPTPPRHRQFQQSYYEYYQDAHDRPPSQYQPRPQADPSFDRLRSQRRYNQEAANGGRGGTGQYAAAGTTLPSEYSGHGHPASPPRASPQRGTERRSWGQATSYPPQAQRPSPQSTIAPGADNFSNAAAGGMAGIALTGAEQNAGESGLDAIHGQQQQQQQPPPPPPHQQQPYHQYGNGRGDGYGERGMLSPGSNYPGDRNSHASLQGLAAAPLGSGYSTPGSRTSSRIGVDIYTDDPYQNYSRHQDSDLGVVNPHDIIDDGDDGLEYGRSAARTSMLSIGSKRDSHGAAAVGGAGTGGVLGGLVGRNGSGSVSNQYAPVSTAAPGDAASGGSGGGGGIYTAAAVGAAAGGEKAALHSAVSKGSGRGRKWKFAILIALAVAIVAGVVLGILFGVVLRDDHKGGSKSGAGSDDSTSTADGDTKANGDLDADSSEIQALMNNPDLRKVFPGMDYTPLNTQYPDCLTNPPSQNNVTRDMAVLSQLTNVVRLYGTDCNQTEMVIHAVNQLKLQDEVKIWLGVWQDKNETTNARQLRQMWNILDKYGTSYFKGIIVANEILFRQEMTITQLGSLLEEVRHNLTERKMSLPVATSDLGDNWTAGLAAQSDAIMANIHPFFSGTKVTEAADWTMYFWGNKTSGFLKKDESMNIIAETGWPSSGGTNCGSDYVTECPDGAVAGIDEMNRFLEDWVCRALEDGTEYFWFEAFDEPWKIRFNEPGKEWEDKWGLLTVDRKLKDGLKIPDCGGKRVSSS; translated from the coding sequence ATGGCGCAGCCACGATACTATTCAGACGACGAGATGGCCGCGAGCCAACCTCTTGGCGGGCCGGGCCCGACTCCTCCGCGCCATCGCCAGTTTCAACAATCGTACTACGAGTACTACCAAGACGCGCACGACCGCCCGCCGTCGCAGTACCAGCCCAGGCCACAAGCAGATCCGTCCTTCGACAGGCTTCGCTCCCAGAGACGCTACAACCAAGAAGCCGCAAACGGCGGGCGAGGAGGGACAGGCCAATACGCCGCGGCCGGCACAACACTACCGAGCGAATACAGCGGCCACGGCCACCCGGCATCCCCACCTCGGGCATCTCCACAACGCGGTACAGAGAGACGTTCCTGGGGACAAGCCACCTCGTATCCGCCACAGGCCCAACGCCCTTCTCCCCAGAGCACAATCGCACCAGGAGCCGACAATTTCAGCAACGCTGCCGCCGGAGGCATGGCTGGTATCGCCCTGACAGGCGCAGAACAGAACGCAGGAGAGAGCGGCCTCGACGCCATTCACggtcaacaacaacaacaacaacaaccaccaccaccaccacctcatCAACAACAACCATACCACCAGTACGGAAACGGACGCGGAGACGGCTACGGAGAAAGGGGCATGCTCTCCCCCGGCAGCAACTACCCGGGAGACAGAAATTCACACGCGAGCTTGCAAGGGCTCGCCGCCGCGCCCCTCGGGTCGGGATACTCCACTCCGGGCTCGCGAACCTCGTCTAGGATCGGGGTCGACATCTACACGGACGATCCTTACCAGAATTACTCGCGGCACCAAGACTCGGACCTGGGGGTCGTCAACCCGCACGACATcatcgacgacggcgacgacggtcTCGAATACGGACGGTCCGCCGCGCGGACCAGCATGCTCAGCATCGGATCCAAACGTGACAGCCACGGTGCCGCTGCCGTGGGCGGCGCAGGCACCGGCGGTGTCCTCGGAGGGTTGGTCGGCCGGAACGGGAGCGGCAGCGTGAGCAACCAATACGCGCCCGTCAGCACGGCGGCGCCCGGCGACGCTGCTTCGGGCGGGtcgggcggcggaggagggatatacaccgccgccgccgtcggtgCGGCTGCCGGCGGCGAGAAGGCGGCGTTGCACAGCGCCGTCTCCAAGGGCAGCGGCCGGGGCAGGAAGTGGAAGTTCGCCATCCTGAtcgccctcgccgtcgcTATCGTCGCCGGCGTCGTCCTGGGCATCTTGTTCGGCGTCGTGCTGAGGGACGACCACAAGGGCGGCAGCAAGAGCGGCGCCGGCTCGGACGACAGTACGTCGACCGCCGATGGCGACACCAAGGCGAACGGCGACCTCGACGCCGACTCGTCCGAGATCCAGGCGCTCATGAACAACCCGGACCTCCGCAAGGTCTTCCCGGGCATGGACTACACGCCGCTCAACACGCAGTACCCCGACTGCCTCACGAACCCGCCGTCGCAGAACAACGTGACGCGCGACATGGCGGTCCTCTCGCAGCTGACCAACGTCGTCCGGCTCTACGGCACCGACTGCAACCAGACCGAAATGGTGATCCACGCGGTCAACCAGCTCAAGCTCCAGGACGAGGTCAAGATCTGGCTGGGCGTGTGGCAGGACAAGAACGAGACGACCAACGCGCGGCAGCTGAGGCAGATGTGGAACATACTGGACAAGTACGGCACCAGCTACTTCAAGGGCATCATCGTGGCCAACGAGATCCTCTTCCGGCAGGAGATGACCATCACGCAGCTGGGCAGCCTGCTGGAGGAGGTGCGGCACAACCTGACGGAGCGCAAGATGTCGCTGCCCGTGGCGACGAGCGACCTGGGCGACAACTGGACGGCCGGGCTCGCGGCGCAGAGCGACGCCATCATGGCCAACATCCACCCCTTCTTCTCGGGCACCAAGGTGACCGAGGCGGCCGACTGGACCATGTACTTCTGGGGCAACAAGACGAGCGGGTTCCTCAAGAAGGACGAGAGCATGAACATCATCGCCGAGACGGGCTGGCCGTCGAGCGGCGGCACCAACTGCGGCAGCGACTACGTGACCGAATGCCCGgacggcgccgtcgccggcaTCGACGAGATGAACCGCTTCCTCGAGGACTGGGTCTGCCGCGCGCTCGAGGACGGGACCGAGTACTTCTGGTTCGAGGCCTTCGACGAGCCCTGGAAGATTCGCTTCAACGAGCCCGGCAAGGAGTGGGAGGACAAGTGGGGCCTCCTCACGGTCGACCGGAAGCTCAAGGACGGCCTCAAGATCCCGGACTGCGGGGGGAAGCGggtgtcgtcgtcgtag